The Candidatus Synechococcus calcipolaris G9 nucleotide sequence TTACACCACTGCAATAGTTTGCTAATATCTGGTTCCTCTAATTGGGAATCAAGGAAGAGTAGGTTGGGCAACCGTTTCATGACACCGATAAAATCACTGATGATGCGGCGGGAGTTGGCCTGGCCCGATTCAATAATCACCTCCATGTCCTGGGAGATGAGCAGTTCTTGCCAAACCTGGGCCTGAATACCGGGCGGTTGAATTAATAACACCACCGGCCGCTCGTCGGAGGTAGGTTCGGGGGGAATGGTAGAGGTGGCTTCTGCGGTGCGAAACTCTAGGGTGGTGCGCCCAATGGTAAAGCGATCGCCGGTTTTTAGGAGTGTGGGGACTTGAATGGCTTGGCCGTTAAGAATACAACCATTGCGACTACCTAGGTCAATCAGATAATAGTCATCGTTATCGAGCCGCTGCACCATGCCATGGCGGCGGGATGACCAGCGATCGGGCAAAACAATCGTACAATCTTTGCCCCGGCCAATGACCCAGGACTTGCCTTGGGTTAGGGGAACAACATAGGTACCAGATTCGGTGGAGATCACCAGTTGGGGAAATTGAGCAACCACGTTATTTCTATCCCTAATTCCTAAAAATCACAAGGTTTCTATAGACCTGAGCGAAAATCTGCACAATTAATTGCCTCTTCAGTGGCTGCACGGTAGGGATGGAGGGCACACTTAAGTCGATAGTCGCCGGAGAAAAATTGACAATGGGCACAGGGAATCTGGTGCATTTTTTTGACCGCCACCATGCCATCCCGCCCCATCGACCAGAGACTCCAACTGGTTAAAACAACCAACCCCCAAGCTGCGGTGAAGCAGAAGGGAGCTAAAAGGGGATGGAGTTGTTGAAGCCATGAAAGCATAGGTAAGGTTGATCAAGGTCGCTTAATGTTTTTAGATACATAAACCGATCACATAAAAAATATATTAACATTAAACCTCCCCAGCGGAAGGTGTCATCCGGCCCAAGAGGGCTCCGTTTCCAGAATGAATCTTAGCTTTTTCCGCAGAATTGGTGGCTGGGGGTATGGATTCCTAAACCATCTGGATCGGGTCAGGCATCGGCAAATCCAGCTTGGCTTCTTTTCCCTGAACAAGAACGTAAAACCCACCTAACCCCAGGGGATTAATCAGTTGATGGAGGGACTCCCGTCGCTGGAGAGTCTCCATGACCGAACCTTGAGAATGTTGATTATTTTGGCTGAGGCGATCGCCCAGGCCCAAGGCCATTAAAAAAAGACCCTGCTGAGTGAGTAAACAGGTTTCGAGGCCCGCTTCCTGACCAGTACGCTCTAGGGCGGTCATATCCACATGGGCGGTGATGTCCTGCTCGCCGAGATAGGCGTAGGGATCGTCGTGGCGGCGGTGGTGATAGTAGCATTGCAACGTTCCCTGTTCTCGTTGAGGGTGATAGTACTGGGAGGCAGGATAGCCATAGTCCAGGGTTAGGATAAATCCCCGCTTTAGGCTTTGGGCAATCCGTTCCATGGATGCCAATGCCTTAAGATTCACTTCCGTACAGTAGCGATCGCTGTAGTTTTGGCGATGAACGTCAATCCCCACCCAATCAAAATACTCAGCCAAGCGGGGATCGGACGGGCGATCGCGAATTTCCTGGAAGGCACTGTCCGGGTGGACAGCATTGACCGTTACATAGATTTCTTGCCATTGACCCTGATGCCAACAGAGACGGTGAACGGGGAGGGCATCAAAAAACTCGTTAGAAAAGAGGCAACCCACCAGCGAATTGGGTTGTAAATCATCCCAGGTTAACCAGGAGAGTTTACCGGCCGTTTGCCAAGGATATAAATAATTACGTTGGCGTTTAAGAAAGGATTGGGACTGTTCAAGAATGTGATAGTTTAGGGCCGTAAAAAAAGAGGGATAGCGATGGTTGACATAATTGAGGACATCCTGGGCAATTAATCCCTGACCTGCCCCCAGTTCAATGAGATCAAAGGAATCGGGACGATCTAACTGCTGCCACATTTGCCAGAAACAGTCTGCTAACAATTCGGCAAAATCAGTCCCTAGGTGGGGGGAGGTAAAAAAATCACCCTCCATGCCAATGGAATCCGTGGGGTTATTATAGTAACCAAACTGAGGATGATAGAGAACCCAATCCATATATTCAGCAAAGGTGATGCGCTGATCGGGGCGATCGCCGATGTAATGCACAAGAAAGTGATAGAGGTCTTGGGATAGGGTATTCATGGGTTCAGAATAGAAAAAATCGATCAACTTAAGGGAAACATTGCCCCAAGGGACAACTGAGAATGAATGGTACGGATTTAGAACATCTTCGTTTGGCGATCGCCAAGCCCTTAGATGCCCTGGGTATTCGAGTACAAGTTAAACAGCATCAAACCCATCTTAATCTGATTCTGAATCGTCGCCCAGATATTCCCGTGGACTACGGGGCCGCCACTAAAGTGATCCTTTCCGCACTCCAAAATCTGGATATTGCCGATCTCAGCCATGTGCGCCTATTAGGGCGAGTCATCGGCGAAAAAAAGGCAGAATGGCAACAAATGTACCCACTATCGGCACGCTCTACCCCAGAGGTTAAGCAAGCTACGATAGAAACCATTTCTCCCAGGGAGAAGACTCCAGAGGGTCAGCCCAATTACCTGCCCGATTGTCAGTTTATCGGCCGTCCCGGATTTTACTGGAATTTTTTGGGTAATGGCTACTCCATACCTGCCCTGGGAACGATGATTTTATTTATCAAGGATGAGGTGCTGATCGCCCGCCGCAAGGGGTTTCTAGAAAGTAGTGAAATTTGGATGCCCCTCTCAACCATTAATTCTCTGGAGTTTTATCAGACGCCCATGTATCTCTTTAGCTACCTGGGCTTCATTTGCATTATTGGTACCGTATTTGTGCGATCTCTGATTCTGTTGGCCCCCATTTTGATTGTCGTGGCATTTTTATTTAGGTCAAAGCACATCATTGTCAAAAATTACACGAACACGATTATCTTTTTTGGCGCGGATGTCCAAGACTACAACGAGATTATCCGATCGCTGAAGCTGATGGAGCATCCAAATATCGAAAAAATCTGAGATAAGTTTAGTGGGTTTGCCGCATTAGGGTGATTTAGCTCACGGTTGCAGCCCAAAAACATCACTATCAGATATGGATTCACTTCGATCTATATCGTAATCAATACAATGGTGACATTATCCCGGCCACTATTGTCCTTGGCGGCATCAATCAGACTTTGCACGACCTTTGACTCATCGGCTTCGCTCAGATAAATACTAATCAAATCATCATTGAGTTCTTCCGTGAGGCCGTCAGTACACAGAAGCAGGCGATCACCGGGTTGAATATCAATGGGTTGAATATCAACGGTGCTTAAGTCTTCCCGGCCAAGGCATTGGGAAAGAACATGTCGCCAAGGGTGCTGTCGAGCTTGCTCCATGGTCAAGCTGCCTAAACGGACTGCCTGGGCAATCCAAGTGTGGTCATCCGTCACCTGCTCCAAGTCGGGTTCCCGCCAGCGATAAATACGGGAGTCGCCCACATGGGCACACCAGGCCCGCCGACTACTGGGTTCTAATAAAACCGTTACCGCCGTTGTCCCCATATCTGCGCGGGCGGATTGCAGCCGTTGCTGCTCGACAATGGCCTTATTGGCAGCCATAAAGGCGGCTCGGAGTAACTCAACCGGGTCGTCACACTCTTCGTCCCCTAGGCGATCGCTCAGGTATTGACGAATTTGATCCACCGCAATCCGGCTCGCTTCTTCACCACCAGCGTGGCCCCCCATGCCATCGGCCACAATAAAGAAACGCTGATCGGTCTCATCAATAAAGAACGCATCCTGATTTGTTTTGCGTAGAAGACCGCAATCGGTTTGGCCGGCAACATTCATATTTCACTCACACTGAATTTTAGTTTTGGGCTAAAACATTTTTTCATATTTATCTAACTTAAGTAGCAAACGGAGGTAGGCGATCGCCACCCATAGGGCAAAAACCGCCACAAGACCTGCTAGAACAGCATACTGGTTCACCAATAAAATAGAGGCTGCTATGGTAAAGCTACCAATGAGGACTACGTAGTTTAAACCCAAATTAATATTACTCATGCGTCGTAAAATGCGATCGCTTTCACTGGCCCGCACCCGCATCCGCAAATCGCCATTTTCCAGCTTGTCTAGGGCATCTTCTAAGCGGCGGGGTAAGCCAAAGGCACTGGTTCCCACCTGGGCAGCCTGCCGCCCCAATTCCGTAAAGAGGCTACCATTGTCTGGGTCTGAAAAATTTCCGTTAGTCATAAGCTCCGCTGCAAAAGGTTGAGCAACATCCATAAAATTAAAACTTTTGTCCAAACCCTTGCCAACCCCTTCTAGGGTCGAGAAGGCCCGCATCACAAAGGTAAAGGTTGCTGGAAAACGAAAGGGCTGATCGTAGGCAATTTCATAGAGATCATCGCTAATTTGAGCCACGGACTGCATCTCAAAGGACTGATCCATGAAATTGTCTAACATATACTGAATCGATCGCCGCACCGGGCCCATATCCCCCGTCGGGACTAAGGCACCCAGATCAATCAGGGATTCAACAACCTGTTCCCCATTCCGTTGGGCAATACTAAAAAAAGTCTTGAGCAACTTATCACGGGTGACGGGTTGAATGCGGCCCATCATACCAAAGTCATAGAAAATTAGCTGGCCGGTGGGGCTGACGGCAATATTGCCGGGGTGGGGATCCGCATGGAAAAACCCATCATTGAGCACTTGCTGCAAATAGGCCTTTGCCCCCAATTCCGCTAAACGACGGCGATTTAGACCAGCGGCTTCAAGGGCTTCGTAGTGGCTGATCTTAATCCCTGGCAAATACTCAAGGGCTAACACCCGAGGGGTGGCATAACGCCAATAGACCCGAGGCACACAGACCCAATCCCGATGGCGAAAATTACGGCGAAAGGTATCGGCATTACGGCCTTCGCTCAGATAGTCGATTTCTTCATAAAGGATTCGACAGCATTCCTCATAAATACCCATCCAGTCCCGGCCCTGGCCCCACTTGGGATGATTTTGAAAATAGCGGGCAATGCCCTGAAGAATCGATAGATCAATGGCAAACAACTGGCGCAAGCCGGGCCGCTGCACCTTGACCACCACCTCTTCCCCGGAAATGAGTTGGGCCTTATGCACCTGTCCTAAGCTGGCAGCAGCTAAGGGAATCGGGTCAAAACTGCGGAAAAGTTCGGGAATGGTACGCCCAAAATCTTCGTAAATAATTCGCTCAACCTTTTCATAGCTAAAGGCCGGTACGCGATCCTGAAGTTTGGCAAGTTCTTCCACATACTCCGCAGGAAATAAATCAGCACGGGTAGAAAATAGCTGCCCAACCTTAATAAATGTAGGGCCCAAATCTAGGAAGGTTTCCCGAATCCAAATGGCCTGGGATCGCCGCCGAGAAGCCCGTTTGGCATCGGTCATGCCGCCCCAATAGCTCCAGGATTTGGTTAAAAGCCAACGTCCGAAGATTAATCGCCAGACAAATAGCCAAATATCGACAAAGCGACGGGGACGAGAGTAGCGTTCTCGATTCCAACGATAGGCTTTGCCAGCAGACATTAACCCGACTGACATCTGAGAGGGACTGGACACGCGGCTTCCTTAGCTGACTTCTGTAACAGATTGTAACGAAAACGGCGGTTTTTCTCCTAGCGATTTCGATAACGTTGTAGTTCTGAGCGCAGACGGGCAATTTCCGCCCGTAACTCGTCAATCATGGCCTGGAGATCCGGGCGATCGCCCCCATCATTGGGTGTCACCCCTCCCGCCTCTTGTTCCGCCCGCTGCCGCACCTCTTGGGTAAACTGACGCAGTCGCTCCTTTTGTTCCGCATCAAACTTGGCCACCTCACTGAGAATGTCCGTTAAAAGGTGTTCAGCATTATCTCGCAAAAGACTGGCTGTGGCTCGACCAAGGAAAAAGGCATCAAGGGGAGATTGACTCATGGCGTACATTCCGCTTACTAGGTACTGTCTAAGGCGATCGCCCAAATTATAACCTGTCCCCCGAATTCTGTTTCCCTGGCGCGGGCTTTCTCTGAGAATCGTTTCCTAGTCTAGGCGCAAATCAAACAAGATGTGCCGGCAGGGATCAATCAGGTTATAGCGAAACTTACGGGACTCCAGGACATTGAGATTAAGATCATGAATCATCCTATGCCAATTTTCCTCTGTTAAAAAGCCATAGGGTAAATGAATGCCGTAGGGTTGATTGCCAATGTAGTCCGCAAATTTCAGACTCGTGAAATCCTTGGAATTAACCCAGTAGTGATCCTTGATCAGGATATTCTTGCGGGCAACACGCTTTGCTTCTTCGAGAACCCGCCGTGGAGAATCCGCATGGTGCAAAACATCAATGATCATCACCGTATCAAAGTGATTTTCAGGAAAGGGAATCGTGTAGCCGTCATAGCGAACTACGGGAATAAAGGTTTCAGGTTGAATATGAACATCACAGCCAGTGAATTCTGGAGTAGTAGTGGCACCCAATTTTCTTTTAATGTTGGCCGCCAACGCCCCATTGGAGGTTCCCAAATCCAGTACGTTGCTACTCTCTCCAAAATAGGGGGTTAAAATTTGCGTTAAATAGTGAGTTCTGAGGGGAAATAAAACCGCTTCATTCAGGGTCTTCAATGTGGAGTCTGAGAAAAATCTCACTATCTGGTTCGTTAGGGATTCATAGGTCGAGTCGGATAGAAACATAAAACTCCTTAAAATATAAAATAAAATCTAAATCTGACGAGCATTCATCGCCACATCAGAGATGGAAATCTTTCAGAGATTAAAATTAAATGGGTATACCAGCGATCGCCCCTGCTATGCCGAGGTTGGCAGGGAAAAAAACGCCTTCTGAGGATTGATAACCAAGGAGTCGGCCCATGATGTGTTGGGATGCGATGGGATCCTATCCATTCCAGGGGGCTACGGATTCTTGAGATGAAGGGGATTCTTGAGATGAAAATGTCCTTTGCCAGAGAACTGATAAAACGAATCTGCACTAGCCGCCGCTGTTACGATAACAGGTTTGGATCATATCATGGTACATGGACATATAAAAATACAGGAAAGAATTGATTTAACAGATAAATTCAATAGATAAATAGATGGAACCTAGGGATCGTGATCACCGTCATGAATTTCAGGCCCGTTCTATCACTGCCCTGTATCGTCCGTTTGTTTAAGGTATGTAGTAGGGCAACAGGAGCTAGTGGATCTATAAAAAAGATGCCGGCATCTCTCGCTGTTTAACCCTTGATTGTCTTGATTTTATTGTGCTTTTCGAGTGCAAAAGGTGAACCTCCTATGACTTCTCTCTATTCCCGCTCTCTGTCTCGGATGCTCGCAATCGTGGTTGGCCTAAGCGTGGCCCTACCAGCGGGTTTGGCTGGAGCTAATTTCACACCGCCGAGTAATCTGGGCCGCCCCGGAAATCGTGAAGGTGCCGCCACCCGTGGAGCCTGCAAAGTTCAAGCGAGTGAAACTGAGCCGGATCTGACCGCGATCGTCCCCGTCAGCAATATTGGCTTGACGACCGCCACGCGCCCTACCCTGTATTGGTACTTACCGTCCAATAACTATCAGGAAATTCAATTTTCCCTCTACCAGACCAAGGAAGATAATACGGAAGCCCTCATCTATGACACCCAACTTCCCTTGGCAGGGCGGCCCCGTCTCGATAGTCTTACCCTGGATGGCAAAGTTGCTCCCCTCATTGAAGGGGTTGACTATCGCTGGGTGGTGAGTTTAATCTGTAACCCCAATGACCCAGACCCTTCTCAAGTGCGCTATGTGGAAGGTTGGGTGCGGCGAGTAACAGCTTCTCCAGGGCTTTCCGAGTCCCTCAAGGCAGCAACGCCCCTGCAACAATTTGAGATTCTCGCCGAAAATGGCCTCTGGTACGATGCCCTGACGACCTTGGTGGAGTTTCAACAAAAACAACCCACCAGTTCTGAGGCGGCGGCAAAATGGTCAGAGTTGATGAATGCCCAAAGTGTTCGCTTAAATCGGTTGTCCCAGCAACCCCAGGCAACGGGTGGCTAAGACAAGGGGCTAAGATCATTAGATCGTTGGTGGCGATCGCTAGGGAATTGCAGCCATTTCCGATAGGCTAGAAACAGTCCAGCTTTGGGCATCTCCATGGTGAGTGGTGTCTATTCTCTAGCGGAATTACAACAGCTACTTCAAACATCCCCTGAGTTATGGCGGCCAATGGTCTTTACCAATGGCTGCTTTGATCTACTCCATGCCGGTCATGTGCGCTACCTGCAAAGGGCGCGGCAATTGGGTCAAT carries:
- a CDS encoding FHA domain-containing protein; the protein is MVAQFPQLVISTESGTYVVPLTQGKSWVIGRGKDCTIVLPDRWSSRRHGMVQRLDNDDYYLIDLGSRNGCILNGQAIQVPTLLKTGDRFTIGRTTLEFRTAEATSTIPPEPTSDERPVVLLIQPPGIQAQVWQELLISQDMEVIIESGQANSRRIISDFIGVMKRLPNLLFLDSQLEEPDISKLLQWCKATHAKMRIVIIDRYDNHISPIQRQWANQQGALDWFPALPDEDFTVHGAEVAAQLKRILKILNWGPLKQDTLASALLNLQLSWSDDAPSQLLSEFITPP
- a CDS encoding class I SAM-dependent methyltransferase, giving the protein MNTLSQDLYHFLVHYIGDRPDQRITFAEYMDWVLYHPQFGYYNNPTDSIGMEGDFFTSPHLGTDFAELLADCFWQMWQQLDRPDSFDLIELGAGQGLIAQDVLNYVNHRYPSFFTALNYHILEQSQSFLKRQRNYLYPWQTAGKLSWLTWDDLQPNSLVGCLFSNEFFDALPVHRLCWHQGQWQEIYVTVNAVHPDSAFQEIRDRPSDPRLAEYFDWVGIDVHRQNYSDRYCTEVNLKALASMERIAQSLKRGFILTLDYGYPASQYYHPQREQGTLQCYYHHRRHDDPYAYLGEQDITAHVDMTALERTGQEAGLETCLLTQQGLFLMALGLGDRLSQNNQHSQGSVMETLQRRESLHQLINPLGLGGFYVLVQGKEAKLDLPMPDPIQMV
- a CDS encoding PP2C family protein-serine/threonine phosphatase; translation: MNVAGQTDCGLLRKTNQDAFFIDETDQRFFIVADGMGGHAGGEEASRIAVDQIRQYLSDRLGDEECDDPVELLRAAFMAANKAIVEQQRLQSARADMGTTAVTVLLEPSSRRAWCAHVGDSRIYRWREPDLEQVTDDHTWIAQAVRLGSLTMEQARQHPWRHVLSQCLGREDLSTVDIQPIDIQPGDRLLLCTDGLTEELNDDLISIYLSEADESKVVQSLIDAAKDNSGRDNVTIVLITI
- a CDS encoding ABC1 kinase family protein translates to MSVGLMSAGKAYRWNRERYSRPRRFVDIWLFVWRLIFGRWLLTKSWSYWGGMTDAKRASRRRSQAIWIRETFLDLGPTFIKVGQLFSTRADLFPAEYVEELAKLQDRVPAFSYEKVERIIYEDFGRTIPELFRSFDPIPLAAASLGQVHKAQLISGEEVVVKVQRPGLRQLFAIDLSILQGIARYFQNHPKWGQGRDWMGIYEECCRILYEEIDYLSEGRNADTFRRNFRHRDWVCVPRVYWRYATPRVLALEYLPGIKISHYEALEAAGLNRRRLAELGAKAYLQQVLNDGFFHADPHPGNIAVSPTGQLIFYDFGMMGRIQPVTRDKLLKTFFSIAQRNGEQVVESLIDLGALVPTGDMGPVRRSIQYMLDNFMDQSFEMQSVAQISDDLYEIAYDQPFRFPATFTFVMRAFSTLEGVGKGLDKSFNFMDVAQPFAAELMTNGNFSDPDNGSLFTELGRQAAQVGTSAFGLPRRLEDALDKLENGDLRMRVRASESDRILRRMSNINLGLNYVVLIGSFTIAASILLVNQYAVLAGLVAVFALWVAIAYLRLLLKLDKYEKMF
- a CDS encoding DUF6825 family protein, which produces MSQSPLDAFFLGRATASLLRDNAEHLLTDILSEVAKFDAEQKERLRQFTQEVRQRAEQEAGGVTPNDGGDRPDLQAMIDELRAEIARLRSELQRYRNR
- a CDS encoding class I SAM-dependent methyltransferase, giving the protein MFLSDSTYESLTNQIVRFFSDSTLKTLNEAVLFPLRTHYLTQILTPYFGESSNVLDLGTSNGALAANIKRKLGATTTPEFTGCDVHIQPETFIPVVRYDGYTIPFPENHFDTVMIIDVLHHADSPRRVLEEAKRVARKNILIKDHYWVNSKDFTSLKFADYIGNQPYGIHLPYGFLTEENWHRMIHDLNLNVLESRKFRYNLIDPCRHILFDLRLD
- a CDS encoding DUF928 domain-containing protein: MTSLYSRSLSRMLAIVVGLSVALPAGLAGANFTPPSNLGRPGNREGAATRGACKVQASETEPDLTAIVPVSNIGLTTATRPTLYWYLPSNNYQEIQFSLYQTKEDNTEALIYDTQLPLAGRPRLDSLTLDGKVAPLIEGVDYRWVVSLICNPNDPDPSQVRYVEGWVRRVTASPGLSESLKAATPLQQFEILAENGLWYDALTTLVEFQQKQPTSSEAAAKWSELMNAQSVRLNRLSQQPQATGG